The proteins below come from a single Eucalyptus grandis isolate ANBG69807.140 chromosome 3, ASM1654582v1, whole genome shotgun sequence genomic window:
- the LOC104430784 gene encoding TMV resistance protein N-like, whose amino-acid sequence MKRAGIQVFIDDEELRVGEEIGGELLGAISNSKIYIPIFSKDYASSKWCLRELTYMMECRKRDEKAILPIFYEVEASDVKLKTGSYGKALQKHERDSGEDAAKQWEQALREVAQIKGWNLKDHGQTKLIALVVEEVFNKLRPTQRNWHDDLVGIHDQMEAVMDLLGQGTYGVRFVVIHGMGGIGKTTLAKAIFKHISSQFQHSSFLSDIRAKNIIDLQKKLLSDILDIKYPIIFYSDKGMDMIKERLWDMKVIIVLDDMDKREQLIKLAGKSSWFGSGSRIIITTRNTYFLDPETNSLDDSVIPMRHQDFFFYEMKEMQFDHALQLFSKHSFERDSPIHDYSSISSEIVKTTGGLPLALEVIGSLLHSKSKITWKDTLKKLKKVPNQDVQKKLLISYEELEYYGCTTNLEILEERLFGKNAFNFLESVAGCGVL is encoded by the exons ATGAAACGGGCTGGGATACAAGTGTTtatagatgatgaagagctccGTGTCGGGGAAGAGATCGGAGGCGAGCTTCTAGGAGCAATCTCCAATTCAAAAATTTACATACCAATTTTCTCTAAAGACTATGCTTCTAGTAAATGGTGCCTCCGTGAGCTCACGTACATGATGGAGTGTaggaagagagatgagaaagCCATCTTGCCCATCTTCTATGAGGTGGAAGCATCCGATGTTAAGCTCAAAACTGGATCATATGGGAAGGCCCTACAAAAACATGAGAGAGATTCCGGAGAAGATGCAGCAAAGCAATGGGAGCAGGCCCTGAGAGAGGTCGCCCAAATCAAAGGATGGAACTTAAAAGATCACGG CCAAACTAAACTTATAGCACTTGTTGTGGAAGAAGTTTTCAATAAGCTAAGGCCTACACAGAGAAACTGGCACGATGACCTAGTGGGAATTCACGATCAAATGGAAGCTGTTATGGACTTGTTAGGCCAAGGCACTTATGGTGTACGATTTGTTGTGATTCATGGTATGGGTGGTATCGGGAAAACAACTCTTGCTAAGGCTATCTTCAAACATATCTCTTCCCAATTTCAACATTCCAGTTTTCTTTCAGATATCCGTgcaaaaaatattattgatttgcaaaagaaattgttaTCTGATATCCTCGATATCAAATatcccataattttttattctgataAGGGGATGGACATGATTAAAGAAAGACTATGGGACATGAAAGTCATCATTGTCCTTGATGACATGGACAAGAGAGAGCAGCTCATCAAATTAGCTGGTAAATCTAGTTGGTTTGGTTCAGGAAGCCGGATTATTATCACAACTAGGAACACCTATTTTTTGGATCCTGAAACCAATTCCTTAGATGACAGTGTCATCCCAATGCGTcatcaagatttctttttctatgaaaTGAAGGAAATGCAATTTGACCATGCTCTTCAACTTTTTAGCAAGCACTCCTTCGAAAGAGACTCACCAATACATGATTACAGCAGTATTTCAAGTGAAATTGTCAAAACTACTGGAGGACTACCTTTGGCTCTTGAGGTTATAGGTTCATTACTCCATTCAAAAAGCAAGATAACATGGAAAGACACATTGAAAAAGTTGAAGAAAGTGCCGAATCAAGATGTCCAGAAAAAGTTGTTGATAAGTTATGAAGAGTTAGAGT ATTATGGATGCACGACCAActtagagatcttggaagagagATTGTTCGGCAAGAATGCTTTCAATTTCCTGGAGAGCGTAGCAGGTTGTGGTGTCCTATAG
- the LOC104428760 gene encoding disease resistance protein RPV1-like: protein MNLKKLVLKDCIRLEEINSSIDQLGRLKYLEINKENRVSRQSLKRRCLMELTIPQLLVSIGSLKSLSMLKVENEGGVEGLSHSIGELLCLKHLSLHGCTKLEQLSNSIGELRLLLYLDLSCTPIRGLPDSIGRLESLLKLDLSHTLIAELPNSIGNLRQLKFMSLDGTKIRELPKSIWTLENLEELTTRACVDLVGEIPSEIAGLLQLKILDLSESKVCRLPMTINQLSSLRELVLSDCNQLQSLSNFPKRLTRLELSSSLLWTAPDLSNLTNLVSLDISDYSPDSESPKIAQGPISHPNLERLGSLHKLQMLRLVLSDSNLPPIDLSSLSRLWSLEITCADPRSLTALPSNLEILSLQDVKTPIEWPMFSNLGNLSELMLSRCLLREIEFSDVLGQLENLQRLQVRKCEPLVRLSNLASLKELRLLSVEYCPQLTEIESQPSPVGDCSSTERPIPDALKLEKLRF, encoded by the coding sequence atgaatttgaaaaaattggttCTCAAAGATTGCATAAGATTGGAAGAAATCAATAGCTCTATCGATCAGCTGGGCCGCCTAAAGTACTTGGAAATCAATAAGGAGAACCGCGTGTCAAGGCAGTCTCTTAAGCGTCGTTGCCTTATGGAACTGACCATTCCTCAATTATTAGTCTCAATTGGTAGTCTGAAATCCTTGTCAATGCTAAAGGTCGAAAATGAGGGTGGTGTTGAAGGACTTTCACACTCAATAGGAGAGCTATTGTGTTTAAAGCATCTTTCTTTACATGGATGTACCAAGCTTGAGCAACTTTCGAATTCCATCGGAGAGTTGAGATTGCTCCTCTATCTGGATTTATCTTGCACTCCTATAAGGGGATTACCAGATTCTATTGGAAGACTAGAATCACTACTCAAATTGGATTTATCTCATACACTTATTGCAGAATTACCCAATTCTATTGGCAATCTTAGACAGTTGAAGTTCATGAGTTTGGATGGGACCAAGATAAGAGAGCTACCGAAGAGCATATGGACTTTGGAGAATCTTGAGGAGTTGACTACAAGAGCTTGTGTAGATCTCGTGGGCGAAATTCCCAGTGAAATTGCAGGATTGCTCCAATTGAAGATTCTGGACTTGTCCGAGAGCAAGGTTTGTAGATTGCCAATGACAATCAATCAGCTTTCTAGTCTTCGAGAACTTGTTTTATCAGATTGTAACCAGCTCCAGTCACTGTCAAATTTCCCGAAAAGATTGACAAGGCTAGAATTGTCCTCTTCATTATTGTGGACAGCACCCGACCTCTCGAACCTCACTAATCTAGTTAGTCTGGACATAAGTGATTACTCTCCTGACTCTGAGTCTCCCAAAATTGCACAAGGACCAATTTCCCATCCGAACCTAGAGAGGCTTGGAAGCCTTCATAAATTGCAGATGTTGAGACTGGTTCTTTCCGATTCCAACTTGCCACCGATTGACTTGAGCTCCCTTTCTCGGCTCTGGTCACTTGAAATTACTTGTGCAGACCCGCGGTCTCTGACAGCGCTTCCGTCCAATTTAGAAATCTTGAGCTTACAAGATGTGAAGACCCCAATAGAATGGCCAATGTTCTCCAACCTGGGAAATTTGTCGGAATTAATGCTCTCTCGTTGTCTGTTAAGAGAGATCGAGTTCAGCGATGTGCTTGGACAGCTAGAGAATCTCCAGCGACTGCAAGTGCGCAAGTGCGAGCCACTCGTGAGGCTATCCAATTTAGCGAGCTTAAAGGAGCTCCGACTGCTGAGCGTGGAGTACTGCCCGCAACTAACTGAGATTGAATCCCAACCATCTCCAGTTGGAGACTGCAGTTCCACGGAAAGGCCCATTCCTGATGCCCTGAAGCTAGAGAAGCTCCGGTTTTGA